The Algoriphagus sp. TR-M9 genome has a window encoding:
- a CDS encoding biliverdin-producing heme oxygenase produces the protein MSSISARVPFPKRLKEYTSKAHQELEELPLSKAILDPNLQLSEYLLYLDLMHDVHLAMEQSVFPVLTSEIPDIAQRKKTHLLNNDFRALGFAKIKPRAMVDFWEKSYSKSFAMGMLYVIEGSTLGGKVIFSHVQKNLALDAESGASYFSGYAAQTGLFWKRFIAELTAYEEKSVEGEEIISGANHAFSQIKQHFIAYSHF, from the coding sequence ATGAGTAGTATTTCAGCCCGTGTTCCCTTCCCAAAGAGGCTTAAGGAATACACTTCCAAAGCTCACCAAGAATTAGAAGAACTTCCCTTATCCAAGGCGATTCTAGATCCAAATCTTCAGTTAAGTGAGTACTTGCTATATCTAGATCTAATGCATGATGTGCATCTAGCCATGGAGCAGTCTGTATTTCCGGTCCTGACATCCGAAATCCCCGATATTGCTCAGCGAAAGAAGACGCATCTCCTGAACAATGATTTTCGTGCACTTGGTTTCGCGAAAATTAAGCCTAGAGCTATGGTTGATTTTTGGGAAAAAAGCTACTCGAAAAGCTTCGCAATGGGTATGCTATATGTGATAGAAGGATCTACTCTGGGTGGAAAGGTCATTTTCTCGCATGTTCAAAAAAACCTAGCCCTAGACGCGGAATCTGGAGCATCCTATTTTTCTGGATACGCAGCGCAAACTGGTCTTTTTTGGAAAAGATTTATTGCAGAACTTACCGCTTATGAGGAGAAGAGTGTTGAGGGGGAGGAGATTATCTCAGGTGCCAATCATGCTTTTTCTCAGATCAAACAGCACTTTATAGCGTATTCACATTTTTGA
- a CDS encoding response regulator, with product MSNEKLTLFYTDDDPDDLEFFKIIVGKISAEYDVVTHMDGPQLLHALENPPPNPYVLFLDINMPGMNGMEILQKVRESEKFKKLPVIMLSTTNDGTIIQKTLELGANYYVTKSSGFKELQDSIEHALQINWNTFIPNPNNFLYNSN from the coding sequence ATGTCTAACGAGAAATTAACCTTATTCTATACTGATGATGATCCCGATGATCTTGAGTTTTTCAAAATCATAGTGGGGAAAATCAGTGCGGAATATGACGTGGTCACCCATATGGATGGACCGCAGCTTTTGCATGCTTTGGAAAATCCACCGCCCAATCCTTATGTGCTCTTTCTGGATATCAATATGCCGGGAATGAACGGGATGGAAATCCTCCAAAAAGTACGTGAATCTGAGAAATTCAAAAAACTGCCGGTGATCATGCTATCTACCACCAATGACGGCACCATCATTCAGAAAACCCTGGAACTGGGAGCAAACTATTATGTGACCAAATCATCTGGTTTTAAGGAGTTGCAGGATTCTATTGAGCATGCACTTCAGATCAACTGGAATACTTTCATTCCAAACCCAAATAATTTTCTGTATAACAGTAATTAA